The proteins below come from a single Acinonyx jubatus isolate Ajub_Pintada_27869175 chromosome A1, VMU_Ajub_asm_v1.0, whole genome shotgun sequence genomic window:
- the LOC106969978 gene encoding H-2 class I histocompatibility antigen, Q10 alpha chain-like isoform X2, with product MLLLLQLLSLLRELTAESPWGLPVVADGPASLAKVVMAELADLKLENKPWPGGTHSLHYHYLALSEPGPGLPQFLAVGYVDDQPFIHYDSRVDRAKPQAPWMAAVDTQYWETETQKQRAWAKVQQVETWTVMGYHNQSSGTHSTQRTFGCEIREDGHTSSFWQFGFDGQDHLSLDLETLSWVSAKPVAVQTKRWWETERCYAEYDKAYLEGLCLTSLHRYLELGSQSLTRKEPPKVQVTRHTAEDGSITLRCWARGFYPRDISLSWWLGEDELVQEAEYVETRPDGDGTYQTWAAVRVPARMENGYICHVQHSSLNHTLTVAWEAPSHQWITSAKVISIIFTITFLLVAGVLIFIKQYSQGGEEPHNSQNPMSVETAQLLC from the exons AGAGTCCCTGGGGGCTGCCTGTGGTAGCTGATGGCCCAGCTTCCTTAGCAAAGGTGGTGATGGCAGAACTGGCTGACCTGAAGTTAGAAAACAAGCCATGGCCTGGAG GGACACACTCTCTCCACTACCACTACCTGGCCCTATCAGAGCCAGGCCCGGGCCTTCCTCAGTTTCTGGCTGTAGGCTACGTGGATGACCAGCCTTTCATTCATTATGACAGTCGTGTGGACAGAGCCAAGCCCCAGGCCCCGTGGATGGCAGCTGTGGACACCCAGTACTGGGAAACAGAGACCCAGAAGCAGAGAGCCTGGGCAAAGGTGCAGCAGGTGGAGACATGGACTGTGATGGGCTACCACAACCAGAGCAGTG gcacacacagcacTCAGCGAACGTTTGGCTGTGAGATCCGGGAAGACGGCCATACCAGCAGCTTCTGGCAGTTTGGCTTTGATGGCCAGGACCACCTGTCACTGGACCTGGAGACTCTGAGCTGGGTGTCAGCCAAGCCTGTGGCTGTGCAGACCAAGCGTTGGTGGGAAACAGAGCGCTGCTATGCCGAATACGACAAGGCCTACCTGGAGGGCCTCTGCCTCACTTCCCTGCACAGGTACCTGGAGCTGGGCAGCCAGAGCCTCACCCGGAAAG AGCCGCCCAAAGTGCAGGTGACAAGACACACAGCTGAGGATGGGAGCATCACACTGAGATGCTGGGCCCGGGGCTTCTACCCACGGGACATCTCATTGAGCTGGTGGCTGGGGGAGGACGAGCTGGTTCAAGAGGCCGAGTATGTGGAGACACGCCCCGATGGAGATGGTACCTACCAGACATGGGCGGCCGTGCGGGTGCCAGCCAGGATGGAGAATGGGTACATTTGCCATGTGCAGCACTCCAGCTTGAACCATACACTCACTGTGGCCTGGG AAGCACCCTCTCATCAGTGGATAACCAGTGCCAAGGTTATCTCCATCATCTTCACCATCACTTTCTTGCTTGTGGCTGGAGTTTTGATTTTCATCAAGCAGTACTCTCAAG GTGGAGAGGAGCCTCATAATTCCCAAAACCCaatgagcgtggagactgctcaGCTGCTCTGCTGA
- the LOC106969978 gene encoding H-2 class I histocompatibility antigen, Q10 alpha chain-like isoform X4: MLLLLQLLSLLRELTAESPWGLPVVADGPASLAKVVMAELADLKLENKPWPGGTHSLHYHYLALSEPGPGLPQFLAVGYVDDQPFIHYDSRVDRAKPQAPWMAAVDTQYWETETQKQRAWAKVQQVETWTVMGYHNQSSGTHSTQRTFGCEIREDGHTSSFWQFGFDGQDHLSLDLETLSWVSAKPVAVQTKRWWETERCYAEYDKAYLEGLCLTSLHRYLELGSQSLTRKEPPKVQVTRHTAEDGSITLRCWARGFYPRDISLSWWLGEDELVQEAEYVETRPDGDGTYQTWAAVRVPARMENGYICHVQHSSLNHTLTVAWGGEEPHNSQNPMSVETAQLLC; the protein is encoded by the exons AGAGTCCCTGGGGGCTGCCTGTGGTAGCTGATGGCCCAGCTTCCTTAGCAAAGGTGGTGATGGCAGAACTGGCTGACCTGAAGTTAGAAAACAAGCCATGGCCTGGAG GGACACACTCTCTCCACTACCACTACCTGGCCCTATCAGAGCCAGGCCCGGGCCTTCCTCAGTTTCTGGCTGTAGGCTACGTGGATGACCAGCCTTTCATTCATTATGACAGTCGTGTGGACAGAGCCAAGCCCCAGGCCCCGTGGATGGCAGCTGTGGACACCCAGTACTGGGAAACAGAGACCCAGAAGCAGAGAGCCTGGGCAAAGGTGCAGCAGGTGGAGACATGGACTGTGATGGGCTACCACAACCAGAGCAGTG gcacacacagcacTCAGCGAACGTTTGGCTGTGAGATCCGGGAAGACGGCCATACCAGCAGCTTCTGGCAGTTTGGCTTTGATGGCCAGGACCACCTGTCACTGGACCTGGAGACTCTGAGCTGGGTGTCAGCCAAGCCTGTGGCTGTGCAGACCAAGCGTTGGTGGGAAACAGAGCGCTGCTATGCCGAATACGACAAGGCCTACCTGGAGGGCCTCTGCCTCACTTCCCTGCACAGGTACCTGGAGCTGGGCAGCCAGAGCCTCACCCGGAAAG AGCCGCCCAAAGTGCAGGTGACAAGACACACAGCTGAGGATGGGAGCATCACACTGAGATGCTGGGCCCGGGGCTTCTACCCACGGGACATCTCATTGAGCTGGTGGCTGGGGGAGGACGAGCTGGTTCAAGAGGCCGAGTATGTGGAGACACGCCCCGATGGAGATGGTACCTACCAGACATGGGCGGCCGTGCGGGTGCCAGCCAGGATGGAGAATGGGTACATTTGCCATGTGCAGCACTCCAGCTTGAACCATACACTCACTGTGGCCTGGG GTGGAGAGGAGCCTCATAATTCCCAAAACCCaatgagcgtggagactgctcaGCTGCTCTGCTGA
- the LOC106969978 gene encoding H-2 class I histocompatibility antigen, Q10 alpha chain-like isoform X1 → MLLLLQLLSLLRELTAESPWGLPVVADGPASLAKVVMAELADLKLENKPWPGGTHSLHYHYLALSEPGPGLPQFLAVGYVDDQPFIHYDSRVDRAKPQAPWMAAVDTQYWETETQKQRAWAKVQQVETWTVMGYHNQSSGTHSTQRTFGCEIREDGHTSSFWQFGFDGQDHLSLDLETLSWVSAKPVAVQTKRWWETERCYAEYDKAYLEGLCLTSLHRYLELGSQSLTRKEPPKVQVTRHTAEDGSITLRCWARGFYPRDISLSWWLGEDELVQEAEYVETRPDGDGTYQTWAAVRVPARMENGYICHVQHSSLNHTLTVAWEAPSHQWITSAKVISIIFTITFLLVAGVLIFIKQYSQARNKESCKQAPGGEEPHNSQNPMSVETAQLLC, encoded by the exons AGAGTCCCTGGGGGCTGCCTGTGGTAGCTGATGGCCCAGCTTCCTTAGCAAAGGTGGTGATGGCAGAACTGGCTGACCTGAAGTTAGAAAACAAGCCATGGCCTGGAG GGACACACTCTCTCCACTACCACTACCTGGCCCTATCAGAGCCAGGCCCGGGCCTTCCTCAGTTTCTGGCTGTAGGCTACGTGGATGACCAGCCTTTCATTCATTATGACAGTCGTGTGGACAGAGCCAAGCCCCAGGCCCCGTGGATGGCAGCTGTGGACACCCAGTACTGGGAAACAGAGACCCAGAAGCAGAGAGCCTGGGCAAAGGTGCAGCAGGTGGAGACATGGACTGTGATGGGCTACCACAACCAGAGCAGTG gcacacacagcacTCAGCGAACGTTTGGCTGTGAGATCCGGGAAGACGGCCATACCAGCAGCTTCTGGCAGTTTGGCTTTGATGGCCAGGACCACCTGTCACTGGACCTGGAGACTCTGAGCTGGGTGTCAGCCAAGCCTGTGGCTGTGCAGACCAAGCGTTGGTGGGAAACAGAGCGCTGCTATGCCGAATACGACAAGGCCTACCTGGAGGGCCTCTGCCTCACTTCCCTGCACAGGTACCTGGAGCTGGGCAGCCAGAGCCTCACCCGGAAAG AGCCGCCCAAAGTGCAGGTGACAAGACACACAGCTGAGGATGGGAGCATCACACTGAGATGCTGGGCCCGGGGCTTCTACCCACGGGACATCTCATTGAGCTGGTGGCTGGGGGAGGACGAGCTGGTTCAAGAGGCCGAGTATGTGGAGACACGCCCCGATGGAGATGGTACCTACCAGACATGGGCGGCCGTGCGGGTGCCAGCCAGGATGGAGAATGGGTACATTTGCCATGTGCAGCACTCCAGCTTGAACCATACACTCACTGTGGCCTGGG AAGCACCCTCTCATCAGTGGATAACCAGTGCCAAGGTTATCTCCATCATCTTCACCATCACTTTCTTGCTTGTGGCTGGAGTTTTGATTTTCATCAAGCAGTACTCTCAAG CCAGGAATAAGGAATCTTGCAAACAAGCCCCAG GTGGAGAGGAGCCTCATAATTCCCAAAACCCaatgagcgtggagactgctcaGCTGCTCTGCTGA
- the LOC106969978 gene encoding H-2 class I histocompatibility antigen, Q10 alpha chain-like isoform X3: protein MAELADLKLENKPWPGGTHSLHYHYLALSEPGPGLPQFLAVGYVDDQPFIHYDSRVDRAKPQAPWMAAVDTQYWETETQKQRAWAKVQQVETWTVMGYHNQSSGTHSTQRTFGCEIREDGHTSSFWQFGFDGQDHLSLDLETLSWVSAKPVAVQTKRWWETERCYAEYDKAYLEGLCLTSLHRYLELGSQSLTRKEPPKVQVTRHTAEDGSITLRCWARGFYPRDISLSWWLGEDELVQEAEYVETRPDGDGTYQTWAAVRVPARMENGYICHVQHSSLNHTLTVAWEAPSHQWITSAKVISIIFTITFLLVAGVLIFIKQYSQARNKESCKQAPGGEEPHNSQNPMSVETAQLLC from the exons ATGGCAGAACTGGCTGACCTGAAGTTAGAAAACAAGCCATGGCCTGGAG GGACACACTCTCTCCACTACCACTACCTGGCCCTATCAGAGCCAGGCCCGGGCCTTCCTCAGTTTCTGGCTGTAGGCTACGTGGATGACCAGCCTTTCATTCATTATGACAGTCGTGTGGACAGAGCCAAGCCCCAGGCCCCGTGGATGGCAGCTGTGGACACCCAGTACTGGGAAACAGAGACCCAGAAGCAGAGAGCCTGGGCAAAGGTGCAGCAGGTGGAGACATGGACTGTGATGGGCTACCACAACCAGAGCAGTG gcacacacagcacTCAGCGAACGTTTGGCTGTGAGATCCGGGAAGACGGCCATACCAGCAGCTTCTGGCAGTTTGGCTTTGATGGCCAGGACCACCTGTCACTGGACCTGGAGACTCTGAGCTGGGTGTCAGCCAAGCCTGTGGCTGTGCAGACCAAGCGTTGGTGGGAAACAGAGCGCTGCTATGCCGAATACGACAAGGCCTACCTGGAGGGCCTCTGCCTCACTTCCCTGCACAGGTACCTGGAGCTGGGCAGCCAGAGCCTCACCCGGAAAG AGCCGCCCAAAGTGCAGGTGACAAGACACACAGCTGAGGATGGGAGCATCACACTGAGATGCTGGGCCCGGGGCTTCTACCCACGGGACATCTCATTGAGCTGGTGGCTGGGGGAGGACGAGCTGGTTCAAGAGGCCGAGTATGTGGAGACACGCCCCGATGGAGATGGTACCTACCAGACATGGGCGGCCGTGCGGGTGCCAGCCAGGATGGAGAATGGGTACATTTGCCATGTGCAGCACTCCAGCTTGAACCATACACTCACTGTGGCCTGGG AAGCACCCTCTCATCAGTGGATAACCAGTGCCAAGGTTATCTCCATCATCTTCACCATCACTTTCTTGCTTGTGGCTGGAGTTTTGATTTTCATCAAGCAGTACTCTCAAG CCAGGAATAAGGAATCTTGCAAACAAGCCCCAG GTGGAGAGGAGCCTCATAATTCCCAAAACCCaatgagcgtggagactgctcaGCTGCTCTGCTGA